The Maniola hyperantus chromosome 2, iAphHyp1.2, whole genome shotgun sequence genome includes a region encoding these proteins:
- the LOC117992591 gene encoding ankyrin repeat and MYND domain-containing protein 1-like, whose protein sequence is MPETTKLCSSPATRKDKIWEYQQYYLGEKDEENRKCGVGQNHWTGAQSLESYTGHFTRNTMHGIGDYRWRHRGLDNSFVTYEGHFYCNRMHGYGTMSYPDGRTFSGLFFNNLRFGPGVQSHADVHEDVGLWRGCQLVRLAWRPEGPSITPDFVNSSTGRTMVESHRIILSTEVETIGETNKAIELLKQCGADPRVAVQTWSKVYPKNCTDLASPLCYTESFDRDYYNGKMHTLKEVDVIPEKVQDNEVDEDASENIGANYGSFYAWNNNNMIINMMKHSYKHDRQRRRTTIDLKRTLSGPRRQFKPPGEHEIDCRTLLMAAYLDRAEDVAQLVNERNVHPDISDVQGNSAIMYATVGDQPDIIHFLVEAGANVDSYNDNCCSPLGVALMRYICAENDIPPSEMLQGLIPPSLVQAPAPVEPIVLEWNITREQLSNTRFSALTRSPSKSARSSKKIKSLLSVRDPPGSKKKTEIAQPTVLDPVYESHGSISKEKSLYNNINQEYCIRTTDTFTPLNGYGTRSPVPYIFNVTDMVKETELDTEDDQKKPPEKPLKKLSSKTLKNIRKISKEILWQHSDKEEISISSAEKIKANKLSKIMCTNLQLLSDGADPKLVRWPQPAILMAVMSNSPDLIRHLVRCGANINENYQQVLYYTPLDIAVSRTLTQDNLEMVTVLLECGADAQHRLVYGQDPKDPTGEQIPGPTLLDVVLAKKTVNDVEEDIRHQLLELLLEYNCNPTMQFKGRAAIDVAMSKGNEVLNIFIKNPKTDLNAVINKSYQSILVKMFSFPYFKTITSAKRLQWLTDLLLFGADPLLKCQNRDDEYQNIFVFAKNTLLEMDQSSRPKTVNPPVKPSESKVGKKAEKLKKDEKASTKQLGKNADVEDYRQAVDLVTDCARLIYTRWLQAKLMKELVVTIDK, encoded by the exons ATGCCTGAAACGACTAAACTGTGTTCGTCACCCGCGACTCGTAAAGATAAAATTTGGGAATATCAACAATATTACTTGGGAGAAAAAGATGAAGAAAACAGGAAATGTGGGGTGGGACAAAATCACTGGACTGGAGCGCAG TCATTAGAGTCGTACACTGGCCATTTCACCCGGAACACGATGCACGGGATTGGCGACTACCGCTGGCGTCATCGCGGCCTTGACAACTCTTTTGTTACCTACGAGGGACACTTCTACTGCAACAGAATGCATGGCTACGGGACTATGTCGTACCCTGATGGAAGGACGTTTAGC GGTTTATTCTTTAATAACTTGCGATTTGGCCCAGGAGTACAGTCTCACGCTGACGTCCACGAGGATGTTGGTTTGTGGCGTGGATGTCAACTAGTGAGGTTGGCATGGCGACCAGAAGGTCCAAGTATAACGCCGGATTTTGTGAATTCAAGCACAGGACGAACAATGGTTGAATCGCATAGGATTATTTTGTCAACAGAAGTGGAAACA atAGGTGAGACAAACAAAGCTATAGAGCTCCTTAAACAATGTGGTGCAGACCCGCGCGTAGCAGTGCAGACATGGAGCAAAGTCTACCCCAAAAATTGTACAGACCTTGCAAGCCCTTTATGCTATACCGAATCTTTCGATCGCGACTATTACAATGGAAAGATGCATACTTTAAAAGAAGTGGATGTCATCCCAGAAAAAGTACAG GATAACGAGGTTGATGAGGACGCTTCAGAAAACATTGGTGCAAATTATGGCAGCTTTTACGCTTGGAATAATAACAATATGATAATTAACATGATGAAGCACAGTTACAAGCACGACAGACAGCGGAGAAGAACGACAATAGATTTGAAACGCACTTTGTCTGGACCTAGGAGACAGTTTAAACCACCCGGCGAGCACGAAATCGATTGTAG GACCTTACTTATGGCCGCTTATTTGGATCGAGCCGAGGATGTTGCTCAGTTGGTTAACGAAAGAAATGTTCATCCAGATATATCTGATGTTCAAGGAAATTCAGCCATTATGTATGCCACA GTTGGAGATCAACCAGATATTATACACTTCCTGGTGGAAGCTGGTGCAAATGTGGACTCTTACAACGACAACTGCTGTTCTCCTCTTGGGGTGGCTTTAATGCGATATATTTGTGCAGAGAATGATATACCACCCAGCGAAATGCTACAAGGTTTAATACCGCCTTCTTTGGTTCAAGCACCAG CACCCGTAGAACCCATAGTACTTGAGTGGAATATTACACGTGAGCAGCTTTCTAATACAAGGTTTAGTGCATTAACCAGGAGTCCAAGTAAAAGCGCCCGAAGTTCTAAGAAAATCAAGTCTTTATTATCGGTTAGAGATCCACCAggatctaaaaaaaaaactgaaatagCACAACCTACAGTTCTTGATCCCGTTTATGAATCACACGGGTCAATTTCTAAAGAGAAGtcactttataataatataaatcaagAATATTGTATAAGAACGACTGATACTTTTACGCCTTTAAATGGCTATGGAACTAGAAGCCCTGTACcgtatatttttaatgtaacGGACATGGTTAAAGAAACTGAACTTGACACTGAAGATGATCAAAAGAAACCACCCGAAAAGCCTTTAAAAAAGTTATCAtcgaaaacattaaaaaatataagaaaaataagCAAAGAAATTTTATGGCAACATTCTGATAAGGAAGAAATTTCAATAAGTAGTGCCGAGAAAATCAAAGCAAATAA GTTATCAAAAATTATGTGTACCAATCTACAATTATTATCGGACGGTGCTGATCCAAAATTGGTTCGATGGCCACAACCAGCTATTTTGATGGCTGTTATGTCTAACTCTCCTGATTTGATACGACATTTAGTGCGCTGTGGGGCAAACATCAACGAAAATTACCAGCAG GTACTTTATTACACTCCTTTGGACATAGCTGTTTCTCGTACACTTACtcaagataatttagaaatggTGACAGTGTTGTTAGAGTGTGGTGCAGATGCACAGCACAGGCTGGTTTATGGACAAGACCCTAAAGACCCAACAGGTGAACAAATACCTGGACCTACACTTTTAGACGTTGTTTTAGCGAAAAAGACTGTAAACGACGTCGAAGAAGAC ATCCGTCATCAACTACTGGAATTATTGCTTGAATATAATTGCAATCCTACAATGCAGTTCAAAGGTCGTGCTGCTATAGATGTGGCTATGAGCAAAGGCAACGAAGTTctgaatatttttatcaaaaaccCAAAAACTGACTTGAATGCTGTTATTAATAAATCTTATCAAAGTATTCTCGTGAAAATGTTCAGTTTTCCTTATTTTAAGACCATTACTAGTGCGAAGCGATTGCAATGG TTAACAGATTTGTTATTGTTTGGAGCTGATCCGCTGTTAAAATGTCAAAATCGTGATGAcgaataccaaaacatttttgttttcgcCAAAAATACTTTACTTGAAATGGATCAGAGCTCCCGCCCCAAAACTGTTAACCCTCCTG TGAAGCCATCCGAAtctaaagtaggtaaaaaagcAGAGAAATTGAAAAAAGATGAGAAGGCTTCTACCAAACAACTAGGAAAAAATGCTGATGTTGAAGATTATAGACAAGCGGTTGACCTTGTGACTGATTGTGCAAGGCTTATCTATACTAGATGGTTGCAAGCCAAGCTCATGAAAGAACTTGTTGTTACTATTGATAAGTAA